In Pseudemcibacter aquimaris, the sequence CGCCACAACGTTCTGCGACCCAGATTTTGTTATCACCTGCATAATAAACTGTGCTTGTCGCGCCCCACTGACGTCCATCAGGCAAATCAAACCATGCGTCACCCACAGGTTCATATGGGTTATCCTGTGCCAGTGCCGATGTTGTCATGGCTGCAACAATTGCACTTGTCGCAAGCAACGTTTTTCCTAGAGTTCTAAATGTCATGAATTCTCCTCCGTATATTTGAAATTTTTGTTAAGTCCCACTCTTATGGCAGGTATTGGACAATAATTTACGGAGTTTGTAAAGACTAACTTGAACCAAGCTGAATTGTGATTTTAAGCCCCCCCAACTGTTCTGACCTACCATATTTTATATCGGCACCGATCAGATCAATAATTTCACGAACAATGGAAAGCCCCAAACCGTGCCCTTCACCCGCTTCATCAAGCCTGATACCGCGTTTTTCAATTTCTTTAATTTTTTCGTCCGTGATACCGGGGCCGTCGTCTTCGATGATGACTTTAAAATTATGTCGCCCTTCAACAGTTACTGCAATTTTACTCTTTGCCCATTTGCATGCATTATCAAGCAAATTACCAAACAGTTCCATCATGTCATGCTGATCCCCGACATAGGTGGCATTGTCATTAATGTCTGCACTGATTTCCAAGGATTTATCCTGATAGATCTTTTCCAATGTATCAATCAGCGGCACCAACATGGTTTTGATATTAATTTTATGACCATGTGCTGATGTGCCGATAATACGCGCTCTTTTAAGTTCACTATCAAGCTGATGCTTAATTTGCGCCGTCGCACTGATGATTTCTTCTGATGATCGTTCATCTTTACTACCCGACGCACTTTGTTCAATAAGTGCAAGCGGTGTTTTTAATGCATGCGCAAGATTACCAAGCGCCGTTGATGATCGTTTAATACGGTTATCAACCATCACCATTAATTTATTAATTTCCCGCACCAGTGGTAAAACTTCCTCAGGTACTTTTTCATCTAGGAAATATTTATCACCGGACCCAATTGCCGTTAATTCTTCCGATGTTTTTTGTAATGGTTCCATCCCCCTGTTCACAATGAAGCGCTGAATAAGCATGAGCAGCACAACAATACCACCATTTAAAAACACAAGCGCAATGGTTAGTGACTGTAAGTTTTCTGTGATTGGCGTATAATCCTCGGCAACAGAAATTATTATTTTCTGGCCTTCTTTTTCATATGCGCCCTGAAGCACTAAAAGTTTCTGTTCAACCGGGCCATCGCTTTCAATTAGCCTTACTTGCCCAACTTCAAGATCAGCTTCAGCAAGCGTCTGATCCCATAAGGATCTGGAAAGGTATGTTTGATGATCCAAATCGATACGGTAATAATTTCCGGAAAATGGGTTTGAGAACACCGGATTAAGGCTTACCTCATTAAGCCTTAAAAGCCCGCTTTCATCAGGTGCTAAGTTGGCAATAAGACCGTCCGTATCATACTGTAATCTTGATTCTACGAATGTTTTTCCAAAACTATTGAAGAATACAATATTGATGATCATCAACGTGCTGAAAAAGATCAATGAAACCAGAAAAACACCAAGATTTAATCGGGTCTTCAAGCTGCTCATTGGTCTATCCCGAAAATATAGCCTTGCCCTCTTTTGGTTTTGATATATTCGGCCCCAAGAAGGTTACGCAGTCTTCTGACATAAACTTCGATAACATTGCTATCTTTATCGGAACCATCATCATAAATATGATCGGTCAGATGCCCTTTTGATAAAATTTCATTTTGATGCAGTATCATATACCGGAGCAATCTAAATTCTGTCCCGGTTAATGGGTGTTCTTTATCCCCTTTAATCACGGACTGTCTATTTTCATCCAGTTTGATATCACCGCATTCCATTGTTTTT encodes:
- a CDS encoding ATP-binding protein, with product MSSLKTRLNLGVFLVSLIFFSTLMIINIVFFNSFGKTFVESRLQYDTDGLIANLAPDESGLLRLNEVSLNPVFSNPFSGNYYRIDLDHQTYLSRSLWDQTLAEADLEVGQVRLIESDGPVEQKLLVLQGAYEKEGQKIIISVAEDYTPITENLQSLTIALVFLNGGIVVLLMLIQRFIVNRGMEPLQKTSEELTAIGSGDKYFLDEKVPEEVLPLVREINKLMVMVDNRIKRSSTALGNLAHALKTPLALIEQSASGSKDERSSEEIISATAQIKHQLDSELKRARIIGTSAHGHKINIKTMLVPLIDTLEKIYQDKSLEISADINDNATYVGDQHDMMELFGNLLDNACKWAKSKIAVTVEGRHNFKVIIEDDGPGITDEKIKEIEKRGIRLDEAGEGHGLGLSIVREIIDLIGADIKYGRSEQLGGLKITIQLGSS